One Heteronotia binoei isolate CCM8104 ecotype False Entrance Well chromosome 10, APGP_CSIRO_Hbin_v1, whole genome shotgun sequence genomic region harbors:
- the JCAD gene encoding junctional cadherin 5-associated protein, with protein sequence MFSVEDLLISHGYKLSKTPASLYENRCDGNQHELAERRPVHGTLNGLPTNSGAYACVKKTATKSHLNDNESSYISQGQQPGSVYQKDFQSLANTHASEGRFYDQPQVVSSLHPKTDKDLAYWRRRGQDFSSLFGYTDRGDSEMKGIAAPRVLYGHDKDGQWEVGGGTERTRRTGLQEKWNPPGDYRWHSLRTEGWNLPTKLVGLMSDGDRERLLQDPYSVRHGGEAAVASRNKGKSQSLPRVLSPESLRYVEMPSLVNNHSLSGTKTTSHPKTGLAQGTSKHTEQTAPFLPLPKPKYGRPLKPPSYELHWQTRGRLETHLLQDGQQKEEATSYLTKGNEHSQDGSAQDPSLEPPGYIPPPCYKSPVQQSTNQRLPNKVPEYDMCFNNSLQHPVERAILSYQPSGSNGGTRDQHCKNEQIPHDQKRPRKHVESHLSSVQYIPFDDPRIRHIKIAHADSFQESKVDGDANRESPCAFQESALELEYNSAFLDVSDSLASTAVKCHQVSGGSVNGSRWLAESNIDQDDCALPIQRDCYDAGSDTSHQYSKSRLLAQSPPAELPHETVTKVKTFEPGTEVQSKRSSKKKMNETIFCLVSVPVKSELNLPDTDRNNNLTQGAVEKNGFDNSGVLQEQSLLSTSSTDLELQALTGNMTNKNELQKQESWRPEFKQTNDLRLLQTTKHKELQYSGSWPSDHYKDQQTQTSFAEEPKHLQLSHDFEPTGLTKGPSSLLLRNAVSITEPVMSTALPADDRKHWQDAYRVKSEGYLDTSSSRLVSRTAVVAPKACQKNPPCALCSRLPGEDRETSCVLREDASATRSSKELFGQFLLKPVGRRPWDVISELESFNKELQEQEESNEDGVEKEDKQERGEEKGGSQENETCRIEGMSQDCRPSTQSETDMLVAPVFQQVREKSKAEHFNQSESSRARVLGNDFRVYGRSQSCLHAKEVGESVRPGDGYVTAEPRKWEVGGRIMKEAGSPCPVKKVLLDSYSDGNHDNPFNGVSFSETAHIKNYRDDAVRFDRITNNVVPWNNLAFERGSGVRLSLTNRTHGLSEPDLRSVGLENGHAPGAMELDYGKPEVTEIPSNESLQERAARILGIDVAVESLVPSSRALQEEHFDSDSVLQGLELSAERALGRKREAETTSYEGRRKCGWMESSLFVGDKNVLLDSMEDQKSDQEAALEKQHCEPHRGLDRQGEDQNPPPDSVALPFCERNSVLSGVEKRVRSTSKVIETLQGKLASPPSRAGMDRLVRMKEVDSVSRMRRLSIKNADSVEDGDEDKQVRKVEERGNGTSLGSNELARKMSHGSSVSKRIISLAENGLSDNISDRKTGRDLFCLDAYDPTRVERV encoded by the exons ATGTTCAGTGTTGAGGACCTCCTCATTTCTCATGGATACAAATTGTCTAAAACTCCTGCCAGTTTGTATGAGAACAGATGCGATGGAAATCAGCATGAACTGGCAGAGAGGAGGCCAGTTCATGGAACACTAAATGGATTACCAACTAACTCTGGAGCCTATGCTTGTGTGAAGAAAACTGCCACAAAAAGCCACCTGAATGACAATGAAAGTAGTTACATCAGCCAAGGGCAGCAGCCTGGATCTGTTTATCAGAAGGACTTTCAAAGCTTGGCCAATACTCATGCTTCAGAAGGGAG gTTTTATGACCAACCTCAGGTAGTTTCTTCATTGCACCCAAAGACAGATAAAGATCTTGCCTACTGGAGAAGAAGAGGCCAAGATTTTAGTTCACTGTTTGGCTATACTGACAGAGGAGACTCTGAAATGAAAGGAATAGCAGCACCCCGTGTCTTATATGGGCATGATAAAGATGGCCAATGGGAGGTAGGAGGAGGGACAGAGAGAACGAGGCGAACTGGTTTGCAGGAGAAATGGAACCCCCCTGGTGACTACAGATGGCACAGTTTAAGAACAGAAGGCTGGAACCTGCCAACCAAGTTAGTGGGGCTCATGTCTGATGGCGACAGAGAGAGGTTGCTTCAAGATCCATACTCAGTCAGGCATGGTGGAGAAGCTGCTGTTGCTTCCCGTAATAAAGGGAAATCTCAGTCTTTGCCAAGAGTTCTTTCACCAGAGAGCCTGAGGTATGTTGAAATGCCCTCCTTGGTGAACAATCACTCGTTGAGTGGAACTAAAACAACATCTCATCCCAAAACTGGATTGGCCCAGGGAACCTCCAAACACACTGAGCAGACAgctccttttcttcctttgccCAAGCCGAAGTACGGCCGACCGCTGAAACCTCCTTCATATGAACTTCATTGGCAAACCAGGGGGAGGTTGGAAACACACTTGCTTCAGGATGGCCAACAGAAAGAGGAAGCCACCTCTTATTTGACCAAAGGTAACGAGCACAGTCAGGATGGCTCTGCTCAGGACCCCAGTCTCGAGCCCCCTGGGTACATCCCTCCCCCGTGTTACAAATCTCCAGTTCAGCAAAGTACAAATCAACGTTTACCCAACAAAGTGCCTGAGTACGACATGTGCTTTAATAACAGTTTGCAGCATCCAGTGGAAAGAGCCATCCTCAGTTATCAGCCCTCTGGTAGTAATGGTGGGACTAGAGACCAGCACTGTAAAAATGAACAGATTCCTCATGACCAGAAAAGGCCTCGTAAGCATGTGGAGAGCCACCTGTCCTCTGTCCAGTACATTCCTTTTGATGACCCTCGAATCAGGCATATTAAAATAGCACATGCAGATAGTTTCCAGGAGAGCAAAGTGGATGGAGATGCCAACAGAGAAAGTCCCTGTGCCTTCCAAGAGAGTGCTCTGGAACTTGAATACAACAGTGCCTTTTTGGATGTGTCAGACTCGCTCGCTAGTACTGCTGTGAAATGCCACCAGGTCTCTGGTGGCTCTGTAAACGGTAGCAGATGGCTAGCAGAGTCTAACATAGATCAAGACGATTGTGCCTTACCCATCCAAAGAGACTGTTATGACGCAGGTAGTGACACAAGTCACCAGTATTCCAAAAGCAGGCTGCTTGCACAGAGCCCCCCTGCAGAACTACCCCACGAGACGGTTACTAAAGTAAAAACATTTGAACCTGGAACGGAGGTTCAGAGCAAGAGGAgttcaaagaaaaaaatgaaCGAGACTATATTTTGCTTGGTCTCTGTCCCAGTGAAATCAGAACTCAACCTGCCAGATACTGATAGGAACAACAACTTAACACAGGGTGCCGTTGAGAAGAATGGATTTGATAACAGCGGGGTTCTGCAGGAACAAAGTCTCCTAAGTACCTCTTCCACCGACTTGGAGCTCCAAGCCCTTACAGGAAACATGACCAACAAGAACGAGCTACAAAAACAAGAATCGTGGAGACCAGAGTTCAAACAAACGAATGACCTCAGACTCTTGCAGACCACAAAACACAAGGAGCTGCAGTATTCTGGCTCGTGGCCAAGTGACCACTACAAAGACCAGCAAACGCAGACCAGTTTCGCAGAAGAACCAAAACACTTGCAGCTTTCCCATGACTTTGAGCCCACTGGACTAACTAAGGGACCATCTTCTCTGCTGTTAAGAAATGCGGTCTCCATTACAGAACCAGTAATGTCAACTGCGTTACCTGCTGATGACAGGAAACATTGGCAGGATGCATACAGGGTGAAAAGTGAAGGGTACCTTGACACCTCCAGCAGTAGGCTGGTTTCTAGGACTGCAGTAGTTGCTCCAAAGGCATGCCAGAAGAACCCACCTTGTGCATTGTGCTCAAGACTTCCCGGGGAAGACAGAGAAACCAGTTGTGTTCTCAGGGAGGATGCCAGTGCCACCCGCAGTAGCAAGGAGCTGTTTGGGCAGTTCCTTCTGAAGCCTGTTGGACGACGCCCTTGGGATGTGATAAGCGAGCTGGAGAGTTTTAACAAGGAGCTTCAAGAGCAGGAAGAAAGTAATGAAGATGGTGTGGAAAAGGAGGACAAGCAGGAGAGGGGTGAGGAGAAGGGTGGAAGTCAAGAGAACGAGACCTGTAGAATTGAGGGAATGAGCCAGGACTGCAGACCCTCCACGCAGTCAGAGACTGATATGCTAGTTGCTCCTGTATTTCAACAGGTCAGAGAGAAAAGCAAAGCAGAACATTTTAATCAGTCTGAAAGTTCGAGAGCCAGGGTCTTAGGTAATGACTTTCGCGTTTATGGTAGATCGCAAAGCTGCTTGCATGCGAAAGAGGTTGGTGAATCAGTTAGGCCAGGAGATGGGTATGTTACTGCAGAACcaagaaaatgggaagttggGGGAAGGATAATGAAAGAGGCAGGTAGTCCCTGCCCAGTTAAAAAGGTTCTGTTGGATAGTTACAGTGATGGGAATCATGACAATCCATTCAATGGAGTCAGCTTCAGCGAAACGGCCCACATTAAAAACTACCGAGATGATGCAGTTCGTTTTGATAGGATTACGAATAATGTTGTGCCCTGGAATAACCTAGCTTTCGAGAGAGGGTCTGGAGTGCGTTTGTCTCTAACAAACAGGACTCACGGTCTGTCCGAGCCAGATTTGAGATCTGTGGGGCTTGAAAATGGCCATGCACCTGGTGCAATGGAGCTTGATTATGGGAAACCTGAAGTCACAGAGATTCCCTCAAATGAGTCACTTCAGGAAAGAGCAGCCAGGATTTTGGGTATAGATGTAGCTGTGGAGTCACTTGTGCCCAGTAGCAGGGCGCTTCAGGAAGAACATTTTGACTCTGATAGTGTTCTTCAGGGCCTTGAGTTGTCAGCAGAGAGGGCACTGGGTAGGAAGAGGGAGGCGGAGACCACCTCTTatgagggaaggaggaagtgcGGCTGGATGGAAAGCTCCCTTTTTGTTGGAGACAAAAACGTCTTGTTGGATTCCATGGAAGACCAGAAATCTGACCAAGAAGCTGCATTAGAGAAACAGCATTGTGAACCTCACAGAGGCCTTGACAGGCAAGGAGAAGACCAAAACCCCCCTCCCGACTCAGTTGCACTTCCATTTTGTGAAAGAAACTCAGTCCTATCAGGTGTGGAAAAAAGAGTCAGAAGCACTTCCAAAGTGATCGAGACCTTGCAAGGTAAGCTTGCATCTCCGCCTAGTCGAGCTGGCATGGATCGCTTGGTGAGGATGAAGGAAGTGGACTCAGTTTCTCGCATGAGGCGTCTGAGCATCAAAAATGCAGATTCTGTTGAAGATGGAGATGAAGATAAGCAGGTGAGGAAGGTGGAAGAAAGAGGAAACGGCACCTCCTTGGGTAGTAATGAACTGGCTCGCAAGATGTCCCATGGAAGTTCTGTCTCCAAGCGCATAATCTCACTGGCTGAAAATGGACTCTCGGACAACATAAGCGACAGGAAGACAGGAAGAGATTTGTTTTGTTTAG ATGCATATGATCCCACCAGAGTGGAAAGGGTGTGA